The following are encoded together in the Raineyella sp. LH-20 genome:
- a CDS encoding Ig-like domain-containing protein translates to MTWKSRGAAALMAVALAAALGACAPAESADRVGGQATGHATPAAFQAAVNIAGDATDVAVDTLVKVTPSSGTLTSVAVTGVGSSTKGGPSTSTVPGAIGQDGTWTATERLDPATVYTVVATGTSGAGESSVTSRFTTVALTLKQQIHATITNQSGSTYGVAMPVDVTFDLPVADRTSFEQALQVTTVPAQNGSWGWLSDREVQWRPENYFEPGTKVTVQANLNGVSAGDGKYGQNSASADFTIGQSRITKVDLSSKQLTQYVDGAVVATVPVSGGKSGSTTRSGTSVVMEKLAQTRMASETIGIANDSADGYDLQVKYAIRITTSGEFLHAAPWNAAYFGRSNQSHGCVGMGTADAQKLFGIIQIGDPVVVTGTSRPLDSGNGWTAWNDSWEQWQARSALA, encoded by the coding sequence ATGACCTGGAAGTCCCGCGGGGCCGCCGCGCTGATGGCCGTGGCATTGGCTGCCGCCCTCGGTGCCTGCGCGCCGGCTGAATCCGCCGACCGGGTCGGCGGTCAGGCCACGGGCCACGCGACACCCGCCGCGTTCCAGGCGGCCGTCAACATCGCTGGCGACGCGACCGATGTCGCGGTCGACACGCTGGTGAAGGTCACGCCGTCGTCGGGCACCCTGACCTCGGTCGCGGTCACCGGCGTCGGCTCCAGCACGAAGGGCGGCCCGTCCACCAGCACGGTGCCGGGCGCGATCGGTCAGGACGGCACCTGGACGGCCACCGAGCGTCTCGATCCGGCCACCGTCTACACGGTCGTCGCGACCGGGACCTCTGGTGCCGGGGAGTCCTCGGTCACCTCCCGCTTCACCACCGTCGCGCTGACGCTCAAGCAGCAGATCCATGCGACGATCACCAACCAGTCCGGCTCCACGTATGGTGTGGCGATGCCGGTCGACGTGACCTTCGACCTGCCGGTGGCCGACCGTACGTCGTTCGAGCAGGCGCTCCAGGTCACCACGGTCCCGGCCCAGAACGGGTCCTGGGGCTGGCTCTCCGACCGCGAGGTGCAGTGGCGCCCGGAGAACTACTTCGAGCCCGGCACCAAGGTGACGGTGCAGGCCAATCTCAACGGCGTCAGCGCCGGTGACGGCAAATACGGACAGAACTCGGCCTCGGCCGACTTCACCATCGGTCAGTCGCGGATCACCAAGGTCGACCTGTCCTCGAAGCAGCTGACCCAGTACGTCGACGGCGCGGTCGTGGCGACGGTGCCGGTGAGCGGCGGCAAGTCCGGCTCCACCACCCGCAGCGGCACCAGCGTCGTGATGGAGAAGCTCGCCCAGACCCGGATGGCCTCGGAGACCATCGGCATCGCCAACGACTCGGCCGACGGCTACGACCTGCAGGTGAAGTACGCGATCCGGATCACCACCAGTGGCGAGTTCCTCCACGCTGCGCCGTGGAACGCCGCCTACTTCGGCCGCAGCAACCAGAGCCACGGCTGTGTCGGCATGGGCACCGCCGACGCCCAGAAGCTCTTCGGCATCATCCAGATCGGCGACCCGGTGGTCGTCACCGGCACCAGTCGGCCGCTCGATTCCGGCAACGGTTGGACCGCCTGGAACGACTCCTGGGAGCAGTGGCAGGCCCGGTCGGCGCTCGCCTGA
- a CDS encoding helix-turn-helix domain-containing protein, whose amino-acid sequence MTEHPAQLRTEISDSWDRCATTGVSIDLPAAPVTLDDGALRQRRGTHPLRGVRPLVEDVLGQAVRDCGAVLALGDADGHLLWVSGASVALRRAERIGFVAGGNWNERVAGTNAPGTALRLDTPVLVRGREHYVDAVRAWSCAATPIHDPVTASVLGVLDVTGGRQVAVPQTLAMVRAAARMAEAELARLAPARGPGDRAAEFGMDIGGRAAPGRDGHAPDGSTLNGLALNRLGPDGLDTDALRLDALGRTEALLSRATGRSVRLGQRHSEILVVLATHPGGLTGTELADLVYPHPVSPATVRAEVNRLRALLGPEVLESRPYRLRAPLGGDWCTVRSLLTVGDVDGAVRAYRGRLLPRSTSPAVEALADDLEWSLRTAVLDSGRVELMAAWTRTAAGGDDLEMWTAQLHRLPAGSPRRPLAAGQVARLDRELGATTPIRRR is encoded by the coding sequence ATGACCGAGCACCCGGCGCAGCTGCGCACCGAGATCAGCGACTCGTGGGACCGGTGCGCCACGACCGGGGTCAGCATCGACCTGCCCGCCGCCCCCGTCACGCTCGACGACGGTGCGCTCCGGCAGCGCCGCGGCACCCATCCGCTCCGCGGAGTGCGGCCGTTGGTGGAAGACGTGCTGGGCCAAGCGGTCCGCGACTGCGGTGCGGTGCTGGCGCTCGGTGATGCCGACGGCCACCTGCTGTGGGTCAGTGGTGCCTCGGTCGCGCTGCGGAGGGCGGAACGGATCGGGTTCGTCGCCGGCGGCAACTGGAACGAACGGGTCGCCGGCACCAACGCGCCGGGCACCGCCCTGCGGCTCGACACCCCGGTGCTGGTCCGCGGCCGCGAGCACTACGTCGACGCCGTCCGCGCCTGGAGTTGCGCGGCCACGCCGATCCACGACCCGGTCACCGCGTCGGTGCTCGGCGTGCTGGACGTGACCGGCGGCCGCCAGGTCGCCGTCCCGCAGACACTGGCCATGGTGCGGGCGGCGGCGCGGATGGCGGAGGCCGAGCTCGCCCGGCTGGCCCCGGCGCGGGGACCGGGCGATCGCGCCGCCGAGTTCGGCATGGACATCGGCGGCAGGGCGGCACCCGGCCGGGACGGGCACGCCCCGGACGGCTCGACCCTGAACGGGCTGGCCCTGAACAGGCTGGGTCCGGACGGCCTCGACACGGATGCTCTCCGGCTCGATGCGCTCGGACGCACCGAGGCCCTGCTCAGCCGCGCGACCGGCCGGAGCGTACGCCTCGGGCAGCGGCACAGCGAGATCCTGGTCGTCCTGGCGACGCACCCCGGCGGGCTGACCGGGACCGAGCTGGCCGACCTCGTCTACCCCCACCCGGTCAGTCCGGCCACTGTCCGCGCCGAGGTGAACCGGCTGCGCGCCTTGCTGGGACCCGAGGTGCTGGAGTCACGGCCCTACCGGCTGCGGGCACCGCTCGGCGGGGACTGGTGCACCGTACGATCCTTGCTGACCGTCGGCGACGTCGACGGTGCGGTGCGCGCCTACCGCGGGCGGCTGCTCCCCCGCTCCACCTCGCCGGCTGTCGAGGCGTTGGCGGACGACCTGGAGTGGTCCCTGCGGACAGCGGTGCTGGACAGCGGGCGCGTCGAGCTGATGGCCGCATGGACCCGGACCGCCGCCGGCGGAGACGACCTGGAGATGTGGACCGCCCAGCTCCACCGACTGCCGGCCGGATCGCCGCGGCGGCCGCTGGCGGCCGGACAGGTCGCCCGACTGGACCGCGAGCTCGGCGCCACCACGCCGATCCGGCGCCGCTGA
- a CDS encoding methylated-DNA--[protein]-cysteine S-methyltransferase codes for MTSSALASAQQSLPWGGPLDDLDDEAQPDGSPLDAAPDGLRAVEFASRLSGPPLYLVHPSPIGELLLTGDGRSLTGLYMLPDHRYAPAIGDDWRRSADAFDHVGQQLDAYFEGDLQIFDLPLAPSGTPFQLAVWTELTRIPYGRTVTYGQVAQALGRPTASRAVGMANGRNPISIIVPCHRVIGAGGSLTGYGGGLPRKRMLLELERTH; via the coding sequence GTGACCAGCTCAGCACTCGCTTCCGCCCAGCAATCCCTTCCCTGGGGAGGGCCGCTCGACGATCTCGACGATGAGGCGCAGCCCGATGGCTCGCCGCTGGACGCCGCACCGGACGGCCTGCGTGCGGTGGAGTTCGCGTCGCGCCTGTCGGGGCCGCCCCTCTACCTCGTGCACCCGAGCCCGATCGGCGAGTTGCTGTTGACCGGGGACGGGCGGTCGCTCACCGGGCTCTACATGCTGCCCGACCACCGCTACGCCCCGGCGATCGGCGACGACTGGCGGCGCAGCGCCGACGCCTTCGACCACGTCGGCCAGCAGCTCGACGCCTACTTCGAGGGGGACCTGCAGATCTTCGATCTGCCGTTGGCGCCCAGCGGCACTCCCTTCCAGCTGGCCGTCTGGACCGAGCTGACCAGGATCCCCTACGGGCGGACCGTGACGTACGGGCAGGTGGCCCAGGCGCTGGGGCGGCCGACGGCGTCCCGCGCCGTCGGCATGGCCAACGGCCGCAACCCGATCTCCATCATCGTCCCGTGCCACCGCGTCATCGGCGCCGGCGGGTCGCTGACGGGCTACGGCGGCGGCCTGCCCCGCAAGCGGATGCTGCTCGAGCTGGAACGTACGCACTGA
- the phnF gene encoding phosphonate metabolism transcriptional regulator PhnF: protein MTSSDPSTATEAAAGGMTTPLIGGNHAVSSGYQAWRLIAEELRGEILDGHVAVGAKLASEGELAERFGVNRHTVRRAVAALAADGLVVARRGSGTYVNEHAVLVHRIGMRTRLTDSLGAGVTVGMRLLGAGPETPPAEVASRLQIDGREALRLDNVRTVDGRPVLRGTQWLAIDFAPAFLEKYRRTGSVTAGLRAGGIDDYLRASTTVGARHATAAEAADLELTVGAVVLVVRALDVLPDGTPLLLGITRFAAQWVELDIEHGGS from the coding sequence ATGACCAGTTCGGACCCGTCGACTGCCACCGAAGCCGCCGCGGGTGGCATGACCACCCCCCTGATCGGTGGGAACCACGCGGTGAGCAGCGGCTACCAGGCGTGGCGCCTCATCGCGGAGGAACTGCGCGGCGAGATCCTCGACGGCCACGTCGCCGTCGGCGCCAAGCTCGCCAGCGAGGGCGAACTGGCCGAACGCTTCGGCGTCAACCGACACACCGTGCGCCGTGCGGTCGCTGCACTCGCCGCGGACGGTCTGGTGGTCGCTCGGCGCGGCAGCGGCACGTACGTCAACGAGCATGCAGTGCTGGTGCACCGGATCGGCATGCGCACCCGACTGACCGACAGCCTCGGCGCCGGGGTGACGGTGGGCATGCGGCTGCTCGGCGCCGGTCCGGAGACTCCGCCGGCCGAGGTCGCCTCCCGTCTACAGATCGACGGCCGCGAGGCGCTGCGCCTCGACAATGTCCGTACGGTCGACGGGCGACCGGTGCTGCGGGGGACCCAGTGGCTGGCGATCGACTTCGCTCCGGCCTTCCTCGAGAAGTATCGGCGCACCGGGTCGGTCACCGCGGGGCTGCGGGCCGGCGGGATCGACGACTACCTGCGTGCCTCGACCACCGTCGGCGCCCGCCACGCCACTGCCGCGGAGGCGGCCGACCTGGAGCTCACGGTGGGCGCCGTCGTCCTGGTCGTCCGCGCCCTCGATGTCCTGCCCGACGGCACCCCGTTGCTGTTGGGCATCACCCGCTTCGCCGCCCAGTGGGTCGAACTCGACATCGAGCACGGCGGTTCGTGA
- a CDS encoding YceI family protein — protein MGFFNRKQDETTTAVEVATDGPLFQLDGTYNLDPSHSQIGFVARHAMVTKVRGRFADFAGTATTKAGLADPKIDVTIQVASVSTTDEGRDGHLKSGDFFDVEQFPTITFSSTEISAVADDTLRVTGDLTIKDVTKPVTIDFEYAGAAQDPFGNQRVGLEGSTVVDRKDFGLTWNAALETGGVLVSEKITLEFEISAIKAA, from the coding sequence ATGGGCTTCTTCAACCGCAAGCAGGACGAGACCACCACCGCCGTCGAGGTCGCCACCGACGGCCCGCTGTTCCAGCTGGACGGCACCTACAACCTGGACCCGTCGCACAGCCAGATCGGCTTCGTCGCCCGCCACGCCATGGTGACCAAGGTCCGCGGCCGCTTCGCCGACTTCGCCGGCACTGCCACCACCAAGGCCGGCCTGGCCGACCCGAAGATCGACGTCACCATCCAGGTGGCCTCGGTCTCCACCACCGATGAGGGCCGCGACGGTCACCTGAAGTCCGGCGACTTCTTCGACGTCGAGCAGTTCCCGACCATCACTTTCTCCTCGACCGAGATCTCGGCCGTTGCTGACGACACCCTGCGCGTCACCGGCGACCTCACCATCAAGGACGTCACCAAGCCCGTCACCATCGACTTCGAGTACGCCGGTGCCGCCCAGGACCCGTTCGGCAACCAGCGCGTCGGCCTCGAGGGCTCGACCGTCGTCGACCGCAAGGACTTCGGCCTGACCTGGAACGCCGCGCTCGAGACCGGCGGCGTCCTCGTCTCCGAGAAGATCACCCTCGAGTTCGAGATCTCCGCCATCAAGGCTGCCTGA
- a CDS encoding AlkA N-terminal domain-containing protein — protein MHEDFERCVRAVRSRDARFDGWFITAVLTTGIYCRPSYPAQPKEASMRFYPSAAAAQQAGFRACKRCRPDASPGSPEWNVRTDLVARAMRLIADGVIDREGVPGLASRLGYSVRQIERQLVAELGAGPIALARAQRAQTARMLIESSTLPMSDLAFAAGFGSIRTFNDTVREVFGVTPTALRTRVGRDEQPVPAGTLQLRLPFRAPLCPDNLFGHLAATAVPGVEEWRDGAYRRTVRLPHGPGIVSLRPRPDHVSCRLTLTDFRDLSVAISRCRWLLDLDADPVAVDELLGEDPALAPLVAASPGRRVPRTVDGAEFAVRTVLGQQVSTAAARTHAARLVNAHGRPIDDPGGGLTHLFPDPGALAELDPETLAMPQTRRVTLTTVARALAEGDLDLSVGGDWSDARERLAALPGFGPWSVESIAMRALGDPDAFLATDLGVRAAAAALDLPRSGAALTRRAEAWRPWRAYAVQYLWATGDHPINRFPG, from the coding sequence GTGCATGAGGATTTCGAGCGGTGCGTACGGGCCGTACGTTCCCGCGACGCCCGCTTCGACGGATGGTTCATCACCGCCGTGCTGACCACGGGCATCTACTGCCGGCCGAGCTACCCCGCCCAGCCGAAGGAAGCGAGCATGCGCTTCTATCCGAGTGCCGCCGCGGCCCAGCAGGCCGGCTTCCGCGCCTGCAAACGCTGTCGCCCCGACGCCAGCCCCGGCTCTCCCGAGTGGAACGTCCGGACGGATCTCGTGGCCCGCGCGATGCGACTGATCGCGGACGGGGTGATCGACCGTGAGGGCGTGCCCGGGCTGGCGTCCCGGCTCGGGTACAGCGTCCGGCAGATCGAACGACAGCTGGTCGCCGAGCTCGGCGCCGGACCGATCGCGCTGGCCCGCGCACAGCGGGCGCAGACGGCGCGGATGCTGATCGAGTCCAGCACCCTCCCGATGAGCGACCTCGCGTTCGCGGCAGGGTTCGGCAGCATCCGTACGTTCAACGACACCGTGCGCGAGGTCTTCGGCGTGACGCCGACCGCGTTGCGTACCCGCGTCGGGCGGGACGAGCAGCCCGTGCCGGCGGGCACGCTACAGCTGCGGCTGCCGTTCCGAGCACCGCTGTGTCCCGACAACCTGTTCGGGCATCTCGCTGCCACGGCGGTGCCCGGGGTCGAGGAATGGCGCGACGGCGCCTACCGGCGCACCGTGCGGCTGCCGCACGGCCCGGGCATCGTCTCGCTCCGTCCGCGGCCGGACCACGTGAGCTGTCGGCTGACGCTGACCGACTTCCGGGACCTGTCGGTCGCGATCAGCCGCTGCCGGTGGCTGCTCGACCTGGATGCCGACCCGGTCGCCGTCGACGAGCTGCTCGGTGAGGACCCGGCCCTCGCCCCGCTGGTGGCCGCGAGCCCCGGGCGCCGGGTCCCTCGAACGGTGGACGGCGCCGAGTTCGCGGTGCGTACGGTCCTCGGCCAGCAGGTGTCGACCGCTGCGGCCCGCACGCATGCGGCGCGGCTGGTGAACGCCCACGGCCGGCCGATCGACGACCCCGGCGGCGGGCTGACCCACCTCTTCCCCGACCCCGGAGCGCTGGCCGAGCTCGATCCCGAGACCTTGGCGATGCCGCAGACCCGCCGCGTCACGCTCACCACCGTGGCCCGGGCGCTGGCGGAGGGGGACCTGGATCTCAGCGTCGGCGGTGACTGGTCGGACGCCCGGGAACGGCTCGCGGCGCTGCCGGGCTTCGGCCCGTGGAGTGTGGAATCCATCGCGATGCGCGCGCTCGGTGACCCCGATGCCTTCCTGGCGACCGATCTGGGCGTACGCGCTGCGGCCGCGGCACTCGATCTGCCCAGGTCCGGTGCCGCGCTGACCCGTCGCGCCGAGGCGTGGCGGCCCTGGCGCGCCTACGCGGTGCAGTACCTCTGGGCCACCGGCGACCATCCGATCAACCGCTTCCCCGGCTGA
- a CDS encoding HAD-IIA family hydrolase: MRTQGLLLDIDGVLIVSWRALPGAVEAFAALREAGVPLRLITNTTSRTRAEITTALQDAGFPVEVDEVITVAAAAAAYVQEHHPGARCLLLNRGDLGTDLDGLTLVSPGTPPEEVDVVLIGGAGPEFSYAALNHALACLVAGAALVALHRNLVWRTDAGLELDAGAYVLGLEQAAGVEAAIIGKPAPAMFATGVAALGLDAATIAMVGDDLVSDVRGAMAAGLTGIQVRTGKFREAQLHDGGPAPDVLLDSIADLPRWLSGA, from the coding sequence ATGCGTACGCAGGGACTGCTCCTCGACATCGACGGCGTACTGATCGTCTCGTGGCGTGCCCTGCCCGGGGCAGTGGAGGCCTTCGCCGCGCTGCGGGAGGCCGGGGTGCCGCTGCGATTGATCACCAACACCACGTCCCGCACCCGCGCCGAGATCACCACCGCCCTGCAGGACGCCGGCTTCCCGGTGGAGGTCGACGAGGTGATCACGGTGGCGGCCGCGGCCGCCGCGTACGTGCAGGAGCACCATCCCGGCGCGCGCTGTCTGCTGCTGAACCGCGGCGACCTCGGGACCGATCTGGACGGCCTGACCCTGGTGTCACCCGGCACCCCACCCGAGGAGGTGGACGTGGTGCTGATCGGCGGGGCCGGGCCGGAGTTCTCGTACGCCGCGCTGAACCACGCCTTGGCCTGCCTGGTGGCAGGCGCGGCCCTGGTCGCCCTGCACCGCAACCTGGTCTGGCGGACCGATGCGGGGCTGGAACTCGACGCGGGTGCGTACGTCCTGGGCCTCGAGCAGGCCGCCGGGGTGGAAGCGGCGATCATCGGCAAGCCGGCACCGGCGATGTTCGCCACCGGCGTGGCCGCCCTGGGGCTGGACGCGGCGACCATCGCGATGGTCGGCGACGACCTGGTCTCCGACGTCCGCGGGGCGATGGCGGCGGGGCTGACCGGGATCCAGGTGCGGACCGGCAAGTTCCGCGAGGCCCAGCTGCACGATGGCGGGCCGGCGCCGGACGTGCTGCTCGACTCCATCGCGGATCTGCCGCGGTGGCTCAGCGGCGCCTGA
- a CDS encoding PHP domain-containing protein: MATDDLDPATVLRRIAYLLERASADTYRARAFRHAADTAERIGIDDLRRSATFGTLTELPGVGKRTAAVIAEVLAGRVPDYLTGLERDASGPVTTGGESIRAALQGDLHLHSNWSDGGSPIPEMVAAATGLGHRYIALTDHSPHLTVAHGLTAERLRDQLDVIAALASPGVPSPGVPSPIGAEAADGDVRPADMRPSARLLTGIEVDILEDGRLDQEPALLDRLDVVVASVHSMLRMPGAAMTRRMITALADPHVDILGHVTGRLIAGDRGTRPESELDAGLVFEACAHFGVALEINSRPERLDPPMRLLREAVEIGCLFAIDTDAHAPGQLTWQAYGCARAEEAGVPLDRIVNTWPVEDLLAWTHRRAG, encoded by the coding sequence GTGGCCACCGACGACCTCGATCCCGCCACGGTGCTGCGCCGGATCGCCTACCTGCTGGAGCGCGCGTCGGCCGACACCTACCGGGCGCGGGCCTTCCGTCATGCCGCGGACACCGCCGAGCGGATCGGCATCGACGATCTGCGTCGCAGCGCGACCTTCGGCACCCTGACCGAGCTGCCCGGCGTCGGGAAGCGTACGGCCGCAGTGATCGCCGAGGTCCTGGCCGGGCGCGTCCCGGACTACCTGACCGGGCTGGAGCGTGACGCCTCGGGCCCGGTGACGACCGGCGGGGAGAGCATCCGGGCTGCTCTCCAGGGCGACCTGCACCTGCACTCGAACTGGTCCGACGGTGGCAGCCCGATCCCCGAGATGGTCGCCGCGGCCACCGGCCTGGGTCATCGCTACATCGCGCTCACCGACCATTCGCCGCACCTCACGGTCGCCCACGGGCTCACCGCCGAACGCCTCCGCGATCAGTTGGACGTGATTGCGGCGCTCGCCTCCCCGGGCGTTCCGTCCCCGGGCGTTCCCTCGCCGATCGGCGCCGAGGCTGCGGACGGTGACGTACGGCCCGCCGACATGCGCCCCTCCGCCCGACTGCTCACCGGGATCGAGGTCGACATCCTCGAGGACGGCAGACTCGACCAGGAACCGGCGCTCCTCGACCGGTTGGACGTCGTGGTGGCCAGCGTGCATTCCATGCTGCGGATGCCTGGCGCTGCCATGACCCGGCGGATGATCACCGCTCTCGCGGATCCGCACGTCGACATCCTCGGTCACGTCACCGGACGCCTTATCGCTGGTGATCGCGGCACCCGGCCCGAGTCGGAGCTCGACGCCGGACTGGTGTTCGAGGCCTGCGCCCACTTCGGCGTCGCCCTGGAGATCAACTCCCGGCCGGAGCGTCTCGACCCGCCGATGCGCCTGTTGCGGGAGGCGGTCGAGATCGGCTGCCTGTTCGCGATCGACACCGATGCCCATGCCCCGGGTCAGCTGACCTGGCAGGCGTACGGCTGTGCTCGTGCCGAGGAGGCCGGGGTGCCGCTGGATCGGATCGTCAACACCTGGCCTGTGGAGGACCTGTTGGCCTGGACGCATCGGCGGGCGGGCTGA
- a CDS encoding inorganic phosphate transporter yields MTTEIIMLALVVVTALGFDFTNGFHDTGNAMATSIATGALAPRPAVILSACLNLVGAFLSVQVALTVTNAVVRIQDKSGAPSPALAADGGHLLLLIVFAGLVGGVVWNLLTWLLGLPSSSSHALFGGLIGAAIAGLGFGGVNWVGDGTKLDGVVGKVILPALVSPVIAAIVAGTSTWLIYRITRAVAEKYTEAGFRWGQIGTASLVSLAHGTNDAQKTMGVITLALLAAGVWHDVTSVPILVKIACAVAIAAGTWIGGWRIIRTLGKGLVEIESPQGMAAEASSAVTILASSHLGFALSTTHVATGSILGTGLGRPGATVRWRVAGRMALAWLITLPASAIVGAVMLWIGRALGFVAGPIVVFVILLVLAAWMYHHAQKRPVHAGNVNADWSEGVAPAPAAAPGRTPASAPASVAAPGSAPAAARAAGPSSKEAHV; encoded by the coding sequence GTGACCACCGAGATCATCATGCTGGCGCTCGTGGTCGTCACGGCGCTCGGTTTCGACTTCACCAACGGGTTCCATGACACCGGCAACGCGATGGCCACCTCCATCGCGACGGGCGCCCTGGCGCCGCGCCCGGCCGTCATCCTGTCGGCCTGTCTCAACCTTGTCGGAGCCTTCCTCTCCGTCCAGGTCGCGTTGACAGTGACCAATGCCGTCGTCAGGATCCAGGACAAGAGCGGGGCGCCGAGCCCCGCTCTTGCTGCGGATGGTGGCCACCTGCTGTTGTTGATCGTGTTCGCCGGCCTGGTCGGCGGCGTCGTCTGGAATCTCCTGACCTGGCTGCTCGGTCTGCCCTCGAGCTCATCGCACGCCTTGTTCGGTGGTCTGATCGGTGCCGCCATCGCCGGTCTCGGCTTCGGAGGTGTCAACTGGGTCGGCGATGGCACCAAGCTCGACGGTGTCGTCGGCAAGGTCATCCTGCCGGCCCTCGTCTCTCCGGTCATCGCGGCGATCGTCGCCGGCACCAGCACCTGGCTGATCTACCGCATCACCCGTGCGGTGGCCGAGAAGTACACCGAGGCCGGCTTCCGCTGGGGCCAGATCGGCACCGCCTCGCTGGTCTCACTCGCCCACGGCACCAACGACGCACAGAAGACGATGGGGGTGATCACCCTCGCCCTGCTCGCTGCCGGCGTCTGGCACGACGTGACCAGCGTGCCGATCCTGGTCAAGATCGCCTGTGCGGTGGCCATCGCCGCCGGCACCTGGATCGGCGGGTGGCGGATCATCCGTACGCTCGGCAAGGGCCTGGTCGAGATCGAGTCCCCGCAGGGCATGGCCGCCGAGGCCAGCTCGGCGGTGACCATCCTTGCCTCCAGCCACCTCGGCTTCGCCCTGTCGACCACCCATGTGGCGACCGGGTCGATCCTCGGCACCGGTCTCGGTCGCCCGGGTGCCACGGTGCGCTGGCGGGTCGCCGGACGGATGGCGCTCGCCTGGTTGATCACCTTGCCGGCGTCCGCGATCGTCGGAGCGGTGATGCTGTGGATCGGCCGGGCCCTCGGGTTCGTCGCCGGCCCGATCGTCGTCTTCGTGATCCTCCTCGTGCTGGCGGCCTGGATGTATCACCACGCCCAGAAGAGGCCGGTCCACGCCGGCAACGTCAATGCCGATTGGAGCGAGGGCGTCGCCCCTGCCCCTGCCGCCGCCCCGGGACGGACGCCGGCCTCCGCACCGGCGTCTGTGGCCGCGCCCGGCTCCGCACCTGCGGCCGCGCGCGCCGCCGGGCCCTCCTCGAAGGAAGCACACGTCTGA
- a CDS encoding aldehyde dehydrogenase family protein, producing the protein MTVYSRPGSSGSTIEVKDTYGHFIGGDWVAPTKREYFDNFAPATGELFTRVGRGTADDVEAALDAAHAAAPAWGRTAPSDRANILNKIADRMEEHLEDLAVIETWDNGKAVRETLNADLPLAVDHFRYFAAAIRTQEGGISEIDADTYAYHFHEPLGVVGQIIPWNFPLLMAVWKLAPALAAGNAVVLKPAEQTPWSILKLVELIGDLLPPGVLNIVNGFGLEAGKPLASSKRIRKIAFTGETTTGRQIMQYASENLIPVTLELGGKSPNIFFDSVADDRDSFYDKALEGFTMFALNQGEVCTCPSRALVERSMYGDFMTDAVARVEKIKQGDPLDTETMMGAQASTDQMKKITSYLDIGKQEGATVLTGGGHAELGGDLNGGYYVQPTVFQGHNRMRIFQEEIFGPVLSVTPFDDESQALSIANDTLYGLGAGVWSRDASQAFRMGRGIEAGRVWTNCYHQYPAHAAFGGYKQSGIGRENHKMMLDHYQQTKNLLVSYSQDPLGFF; encoded by the coding sequence ATGACTGTGTACAGCCGACCGGGCAGCTCCGGCTCCACGATCGAGGTCAAGGACACGTACGGGCACTTCATCGGTGGCGACTGGGTGGCACCGACCAAGCGCGAGTACTTCGACAACTTCGCCCCCGCCACCGGCGAGCTGTTCACCCGGGTGGGCCGTGGCACCGCCGACGACGTCGAGGCGGCCCTGGACGCCGCCCACGCCGCGGCGCCCGCCTGGGGCAGGACGGCTCCGAGCGACCGGGCCAACATCCTCAACAAGATCGCGGACCGGATGGAGGAACACCTCGAGGACCTGGCCGTCATCGAGACCTGGGACAACGGCAAGGCGGTGCGCGAGACGCTGAACGCCGACCTGCCGCTCGCGGTCGACCACTTCCGCTACTTCGCCGCCGCGATCCGTACGCAGGAGGGTGGCATCAGCGAGATCGACGCCGACACGTACGCCTATCACTTCCATGAGCCGCTCGGTGTGGTGGGCCAGATCATCCCGTGGAACTTCCCGCTGCTGATGGCGGTCTGGAAGCTCGCCCCGGCACTCGCCGCCGGCAACGCGGTGGTGCTGAAGCCGGCCGAACAGACGCCGTGGTCGATCCTCAAGCTCGTCGAACTGATCGGCGACCTGCTCCCACCCGGCGTGCTCAACATCGTCAACGGGTTCGGGCTCGAGGCGGGCAAGCCACTGGCGTCCAGCAAGCGGATCCGCAAGATCGCGTTCACCGGTGAGACCACCACCGGCCGGCAGATCATGCAGTACGCCTCGGAGAACCTCATCCCGGTCACCCTGGAGCTGGGCGGCAAGTCGCCCAACATCTTCTTCGACAGCGTGGCCGACGACCGCGACTCCTTCTACGACAAGGCGCTGGAGGGCTTCACGATGTTCGCCCTCAACCAGGGCGAGGTCTGCACCTGCCCGTCGCGGGCGCTGGTCGAGCGGTCGATGTACGGCGACTTCATGACCGACGCGGTCGCCCGGGTGGAGAAGATCAAGCAGGGCGACCCGCTCGACACCGAGACGATGATGGGCGCCCAGGCGAGCACCGACCAGATGAAGAAGATCACCTCCTACCTCGACATCGGCAAGCAGGAGGGCGCCACGGTGCTCACCGGCGGCGGGCACGCCGAGCTCGGCGGCGATCTCAACGGCGGCTACTACGTGCAACCGACCGTCTTCCAGGGCCACAACCGGATGCGGATCTTCCAGGAGGAGATCTTCGGCCCGGTGCTGTCGGTCACCCCCTTCGACGACGAGTCGCAGGCGCTCTCGATCGCCAACGACACCCTCTACGGGCTCGGCGCCGGCGTCTGGTCACGCGACGCCTCACAGGCGTTCCGGATGGGCCGCGGCATCGAGGCCGGCCGGGTGTGGACCAACTGCTACCACCAGTACCCGGCGCACGCCGCGTTCGGCGGCTACAAGCAGTCGGGCATCGGCCGGGAGAACCACAAGATGATGCTGGACCACTACCAGCAGACCAAGAACCTGCTGGTCTCCTACAGCCAGGATCCGCTGGGCTTCTTCTGA